The Trichocoleus desertorum ATA4-8-CV12 genome window below encodes:
- the ribH gene encoding 6,7-dimethyl-8-ribityllumazine synthase: MAVFEGTFTQTEPLRFAIVIGRFNDMITTKLLEGCQDCLKRHGVDPNPHGTQVDHVWVPGSFEVPLVARQLALANRYDAIICLGAVIRGQTPHFDYVAAEVSKGIATVGLQTGVPIIFGIVTTDTMQQALERAGIKSNKGWDYAMNALEMASLMRQLRSGGGIDPQNSQVSSPTSTQALPAAPSNTLTPSWSKDQERLG, translated from the coding sequence ATGGCAGTTTTTGAGGGAACCTTTACTCAGACAGAACCCCTACGTTTCGCAATTGTGATCGGTCGGTTTAATGACATGATCACAACCAAGTTGCTAGAGGGCTGTCAAGATTGCTTGAAGCGTCACGGGGTTGACCCAAACCCCCACGGCACTCAAGTGGACCATGTTTGGGTACCAGGTAGCTTTGAGGTTCCTTTGGTTGCTCGGCAGTTAGCGCTGGCTAATCGCTACGATGCAATTATCTGTCTAGGAGCAGTCATTCGGGGCCAAACCCCTCATTTTGACTACGTGGCTGCTGAGGTTTCTAAGGGCATCGCTACCGTTGGGTTGCAGACAGGGGTTCCAATCATTTTTGGCATCGTCACCACAGATACCATGCAGCAAGCCTTGGAGCGGGCAGGAATTAAGAGTAATAAGGGTTGGGATTACGCTATGAATGCGCTGGAGATGGCTAGCTTAATGCGCCAACTTCGCTCTGGAGGCGGAATCGATCCCCAGAATTCCCAGGTTTCTAGTCCCACTTCGACTCAGGCATTACCTGCGGCTCCAAGCAATACCCTCACTCCCAGTTGGTCTAAAGACCAAGAGCGTTTGGGTTAA
- a CDS encoding protein kinase produces the protein MNLAAGTVLQNGKYVVEAILGQGGFGITYRAHHSYFDQPVVIKVLHENLRRHADFAQFQQQFIAEARRVARCQHPNIVRVFDFFEEGGLSFIVMDYIPGDTLADIVQSEGALPEAKAIHYIRQIGAALNVVHQAGLLHRDVKPHNIIRREHTDFVILIDFGIAREFTPGVTQTHTGMLSAGYAPIEQYLPQGKRTPAIDIYALAATLYSLVTGQAPIAAPLRDRIPLIDMRQFQPQMSATVEQAILRGMEMEAEARPQTVAEWLALLPNSNFVSATQAVNGSRLPLAPSPSANLASQPQVPSTVTSATLPVVPRHAPPPVAVASAEAAPTSATVAASGAVATPVAPRKAPPPKPAPASSPFPKTLLGAAAIATCIGAAFGLALRMSGGKAGPTFLHNDQSFPEKSWPGSEVPTSIPPDVPVERAAPQERAEPESSESTTDLAPLEPVAPPIELNPSPDPNTEDALSPLEPVVPPNSVPDPAPTPVEASPIPTPEPVVEPVEPVEPEPQPQAPISNTEPAPEPEPPSDNSTVPSSSFAPPAPPEPSAPSL, from the coding sequence ATGAACTTGGCGGCTGGAACAGTTCTGCAAAACGGCAAATACGTCGTTGAGGCCATCCTAGGTCAAGGTGGCTTTGGCATCACCTATCGGGCACACCATTCCTACTTTGATCAACCTGTCGTCATCAAAGTTCTGCACGAAAATTTGCGGCGGCACGCAGACTTCGCCCAGTTTCAGCAGCAGTTCATCGCTGAGGCCCGCCGTGTAGCCCGCTGCCAACACCCAAACATTGTGCGCGTGTTCGACTTTTTTGAGGAAGGGGGTCTGTCCTTCATTGTGATGGACTATATTCCCGGCGATACCCTAGCGGATATTGTGCAGTCCGAAGGTGCCCTACCCGAAGCCAAAGCGATTCACTACATTCGCCAAATCGGAGCAGCCCTGAATGTGGTGCATCAAGCAGGCTTACTGCATCGGGATGTAAAACCTCACAATATTATTCGTCGCGAGCATACAGACTTTGTCATTCTGATTGACTTTGGCATTGCCCGTGAATTTACCCCTGGGGTGACCCAAACTCATACAGGGATGCTGTCCGCAGGCTATGCTCCAATTGAGCAATATCTCCCCCAAGGCAAACGTACGCCAGCGATCGATATTTATGCCTTAGCCGCCACACTCTACAGCTTAGTCACAGGGCAAGCGCCGATCGCGGCTCCTTTACGCGATCGCATTCCTCTAATCGACATGCGGCAATTCCAGCCCCAAATGAGTGCGACTGTAGAGCAAGCCATTCTGCGCGGTATGGAGATGGAAGCCGAGGCGCGGCCTCAAACCGTAGCCGAGTGGCTCGCCCTCTTACCCAACAGCAATTTTGTCAGTGCCACCCAAGCGGTTAACGGCAGTAGGCTTCCCCTCGCCCCCTCACCCAGTGCCAACCTTGCCTCTCAACCCCAAGTTCCCTCTACGGTGACCAGTGCAACTCTGCCCGTGGTGCCTCGGCATGCCCCCCCGCCTGTTGCTGTTGCGTCCGCAGAAGCTGCTCCCACCTCGGCCACGGTTGCAGCAAGTGGAGCGGTGGCAACTCCAGTGGCTCCTAGAAAAGCCCCACCCCCAAAACCAGCTCCTGCCAGCTCGCCTTTTCCCAAGACATTGCTAGGAGCAGCAGCGATCGCCACCTGTATTGGTGCAGCCTTTGGTCTAGCTTTACGGATGAGTGGAGGGAAAGCAGGCCCAACCTTCTTGCACAATGATCAATCCTTTCCTGAAAAATCTTGGCCTGGGTCAGAGGTTCCCACTTCGATACCGCCCGATGTCCCAGTAGAACGGGCTGCACCTCAGGAAAGAGCTGAGCCAGAATCATCGGAATCAACCACCGATTTGGCACCCCTTGAACCAGTGGCACCTCCCATTGAGCTGAATCCTAGCCCAGACCCCAACACCGAAGATGCTCTCAGTCCTCTAGAACCTGTGGTTCCGCCTAACTCAGTCCCAGATCCCGCTCCCACTCCCGTAGAAGCAAGCCCGATCCCTACACCTGAGCCAGTCGTAGAGCCTGTAGAGCCTGTAGAGCCTGAACCCCAGCCTCAGGCACCCATTAGTAATACAGAGCCCGCACCTGAGCCTGAGCCCCCCAGCGATAACTCCACAGTCCCTTCATCCTCGTTTGCTCCTCCCGCTCCACCCGAGCCCTCAGCTCCATCCCTATAG
- a CDS encoding Coenzyme F420 hydrogenase/dehydrogenase, beta subunit C-terminal domain has product MIASVRPHQKAKALKPSSRRPAKELCSECGLCDTYYIHYVKEACAFINQQIAELEAEIHGRSRDLDNQDEWYFGVNQDMMAARKTEPIEGAQWTGIVSTIAIEMLNRGLVEGVVCVQNTEEDRFQPKPVIARTPEEILAARVNKPTLSPNLSVLEQIEQSGMKRLLVIGVGCQIQALRAVEKQLGLEKLYVLGTPCVDNVTRAGLQKFLETTSRSPETVVHYEFMQDFRVHFKHEDGSIEKVPFFGLKTNQLKDVFAPSCMSCFDYVNSLADLVVGYMGAPFGWQWIVVRNDRGQEMLDLVGDQLETQPVMSQGDRHNAVQQSIPAYDKGVTLPMWAAQLMGVVIERIGPKGLEYARFSIDSHFTRNYLYLKRQHPEKLEAHVPEYAKRIVGQYKLPE; this is encoded by the coding sequence ATGATTGCCTCTGTCCGTCCTCACCAAAAAGCTAAAGCCCTCAAACCTTCTAGCCGTCGTCCTGCCAAGGAACTCTGTAGTGAGTGCGGCCTGTGCGATACCTACTACATTCATTACGTCAAAGAAGCTTGCGCCTTTATCAATCAACAGATTGCTGAGCTGGAGGCTGAAATCCACGGACGCAGCCGCGACTTGGATAACCAAGACGAGTGGTATTTCGGCGTCAACCAAGACATGATGGCCGCCCGCAAAACTGAGCCGATCGAGGGGGCCCAGTGGACAGGTATTGTCAGCACGATCGCGATCGAAATGCTGAATCGTGGTTTAGTAGAGGGCGTGGTCTGTGTGCAAAACACGGAAGAAGACCGCTTTCAACCCAAACCTGTGATCGCTCGCACCCCAGAGGAAATCTTGGCCGCACGGGTCAACAAACCGACGCTCTCGCCTAATCTGTCGGTGTTGGAGCAGATTGAGCAGTCGGGGATGAAGCGGCTGCTGGTAATCGGTGTGGGTTGTCAAATCCAAGCTCTACGCGCAGTCGAAAAGCAACTCGGCTTAGAAAAGCTCTATGTGCTGGGAACGCCCTGCGTGGATAATGTCACCCGGGCAGGATTGCAAAAGTTTTTAGAAACCACCAGCCGATCGCCGGAAACCGTCGTGCATTACGAGTTCATGCAAGACTTTCGGGTGCATTTCAAGCACGAAGATGGCTCAATTGAAAAAGTCCCCTTCTTTGGCCTGAAAACTAATCAGCTTAAAGATGTCTTTGCGCCTTCCTGCATGAGCTGCTTCGACTACGTCAACTCCCTGGCCGATTTGGTCGTGGGCTATATGGGCGCTCCCTTCGGTTGGCAATGGATTGTGGTACGGAACGATCGCGGTCAGGAAATGCTGGATTTGGTGGGCGATCAGCTGGAAACGCAGCCTGTAATGTCCCAAGGCGATCGCCATAACGCAGTACAGCAAAGCATTCCTGCATACGACAAGGGCGTTACTTTACCCATGTGGGCCGCTCAACTCATGGGTGTAGTCATCGAAAGAATCGGCCCCAAAGGCTTGGAATACGCCCGTTTCTCCATCGATTCGCACTTTACTCGTAACTATCTCTACCTCAAGCGCCAGCATCCGGAAAAGCTGGAAGCTCATGTGCCTGAGTACGCTAAGCGCATCGTTGGACAGTACAAGCTGCCAGAATGA
- the psbZ gene encoding photosystem II reaction center protein PsbZ, which produces MFSILFQFALVALVGLSFVMVVGVPVAYASPQNWGQSKRLILLGSGIWFALVLLVGLLNYFVV; this is translated from the coding sequence ATGTTTTCAATTCTGTTCCAGTTCGCCTTAGTTGCCTTGGTTGGGTTGTCTTTTGTGATGGTTGTGGGCGTTCCAGTAGCCTATGCTTCTCCACAAAATTGGGGACAATCTAAGCGATTGATCCTATTAGGTTCTGGAATTTGGTTTGCTCTCGTGCTGCTTGTTGGACTACTAAACTATTTCGTGGTTTAG
- a CDS encoding 6-carboxytetrahydropterin synthase — MKCIINRRAEFSASHRYWLPELSEAENTEQFGLCARAPGHGHNYVFYVAMAGELDEYGMVLNLSDVKHVIKREVTNHLNFSYLNDALPEFQQTLPTTENIARVIWQRLAPHLPITNIQLFEHPELWADYKGNGMEAYLTISTHFSAAHRLALPHLTLEQNSEIYGKCARVNGHGHNYHLEVTIKGEMDPRTGMIADLVAFQKAVDDYVVEPFDHTFLNKDIPYFAEVVPTAENIAVHIRDLLQQPIREIGAQLYKIKLIESPNNSCEVFCTEADFNQVAGQQREAALA, encoded by the coding sequence ATGAAATGCATTATCAATCGTCGAGCTGAGTTTTCAGCAAGCCATCGTTACTGGCTGCCTGAACTGAGCGAAGCGGAAAACACAGAGCAGTTTGGTCTCTGCGCTCGTGCACCTGGACATGGACATAACTATGTCTTTTATGTCGCGATGGCGGGCGAACTCGATGAATATGGCATGGTGCTAAACCTGTCGGATGTGAAGCATGTGATCAAGCGAGAAGTGACCAATCATCTTAACTTCTCGTACCTAAATGACGCTTTGCCAGAGTTTCAGCAAACGCTGCCGACGACGGAAAATATCGCGCGGGTGATTTGGCAACGTCTCGCACCTCATCTGCCAATCACCAATATTCAACTGTTTGAACATCCTGAACTCTGGGCCGACTATAAAGGAAACGGAATGGAAGCTTACCTCACCATCAGCACTCACTTCAGCGCCGCTCACCGTCTGGCTCTACCTCACCTCACCTTAGAACAGAACTCTGAAATCTACGGGAAATGTGCACGGGTCAATGGTCACGGCCACAACTATCACCTAGAAGTCACAATCAAAGGCGAGATGGACCCCCGCACAGGCATGATTGCTGACTTGGTAGCTTTCCAAAAAGCCGTGGATGATTATGTGGTGGAACCGTTTGACCACACCTTTCTCAACAAGGATATTCCTTACTTTGCTGAGGTTGTGCCCACGGCTGAAAATATTGCCGTTCACATTCGTGACCTGTTGCAACAGCCCATTCGTGAGATTGGTGCCCAGTTGTACAAGATCAAGTTAATCGAAAGCCCCAATAACTCCTGCGAAGTCTTCTGCACTGAAGCTGATTTCAATCAAGTAGCAGGTCAACAACGCGAAGCGGCTCTAGCGTAG
- a CDS encoding glutamate-5-semialdehyde dehydrogenase — MSLDSPSSLVDPLVGVHRAYQASLDLTTTQGADRSRAVQAMVQALKRYQDDILEANTLDLEASREMAVPELILEWLKLTPERLQATIQTLQKLAELSDPIRRVMSAAYQIPHCQTYSQLVPLGVIALVYEAFPDLAAIAAGLCIKTGNCLVLKGGSEASHTNIVIAQALQSAIYDAGLPEGCLELLPADQGASVRDLITQDQYLNLIIPYGRPSLVQQVVRQATAPVLRSAMGNCYLYWSPSGSLEAARWMILDSHQSEPDAVNAIEKVLIHQDQNRSSLIMLWNSLREKGFTLRGSAELVAEYPDLLLAEDREWGQAYLDKVVAFKPVSSIDAAIAWINQYSSGHADCLVTESYQESRQFALGVNSASTYINASPRFSRNPKQGDAVFLGMSNQKGHRRGLIGLDTLTTVKHIVQGNGQL, encoded by the coding sequence ATGTCACTTGATTCTCCTAGTTCCCTCGTTGACCCATTAGTCGGAGTTCATCGGGCTTACCAAGCCTCTCTCGACTTAACTACGACTCAAGGAGCCGATCGCAGCCGAGCGGTGCAGGCAATGGTTCAAGCCTTGAAGCGTTATCAGGACGACATTCTAGAGGCCAACACTCTGGATCTAGAAGCCAGCCGCGAAATGGCAGTCCCAGAGTTGATTTTGGAATGGCTCAAACTGACGCCAGAGCGCTTGCAAGCGACGATTCAAACCTTGCAAAAGCTGGCAGAACTTTCGGATCCGATCCGGCGAGTCATGAGTGCGGCTTACCAAATTCCTCATTGCCAGACTTATAGCCAGTTGGTGCCTCTAGGCGTGATTGCGCTGGTGTATGAAGCCTTTCCAGATTTAGCTGCGATCGCCGCTGGGCTTTGTATTAAAACTGGGAACTGCTTAGTCCTGAAGGGGGGCAGTGAAGCTAGCCACACCAATATTGTGATTGCCCAAGCTTTACAATCAGCCATCTATGATGCTGGCTTACCGGAAGGGTGCTTAGAGCTATTGCCTGCTGACCAAGGGGCATCGGTGCGAGATCTAATCACTCAAGATCAATATCTCAACTTAATCATTCCCTATGGTCGCCCTAGTTTGGTGCAACAGGTGGTCAGACAAGCCACAGCCCCCGTGTTGCGCTCTGCAATGGGTAATTGTTATCTTTACTGGTCGCCCTCTGGTAGCCTAGAGGCCGCTCGCTGGATGATTTTAGACAGCCATCAGAGTGAGCCAGATGCAGTCAATGCGATCGAGAAGGTATTGATTCATCAGGACCAAAATCGTTCGTCTTTAATCATGCTGTGGAATAGTCTGCGAGAAAAAGGCTTTACTTTGAGAGGTAGTGCCGAGCTAGTGGCAGAATATCCAGACTTACTGCTGGCAGAGGATCGGGAGTGGGGTCAGGCTTATCTGGACAAAGTAGTGGCGTTTAAGCCAGTTAGTAGCATTGATGCAGCGATCGCCTGGATTAACCAATACAGTAGTGGCCATGCAGATTGTTTGGTTACTGAGTCTTACCAGGAGAGCCGACAGTTTGCTTTAGGTGTGAATAGCGCCTCAACCTACATCAATGCTTCCCCTCGCTTCTCGCGGAATCCCAAGCAAGGAGACGCTGTTTTCTTAGGCATGTCTAACCAAAAAGGCCACCGTCGTGGCTTAATTGGCCTAGATACGCTGACGACAGTCAAGCACATCGTCCAAGGCAATGGGCAGCTTTAG
- a CDS encoding acyl-CoA desaturase, which yields MTIAQATKPPLAWPIILFMGAIHIGALFAFVPGTFSWGAVGVALFLHWVTGGLGITLGWHRLVTHRSFQTPKWLEYFFVFCGSLACEGGVIEWVGLHRHHHAHSDEAVDHHNSNEGFWWSHMGWMLHKVPAKSEVERFTKDISSDPVYKFLDDYFLLVQFALGVVLYLLGGWPFVVWGIFVRLVLVYHCTWFVNSATHKFGYRSHESGDRSTNCWWVALLTYGEGWHNNHHAYQYSARHGLQWWEIDMTWMTIRLLQLLGLASKVKLPPKEAQAA from the coding sequence ATGACTATTGCACAAGCAACCAAACCTCCTTTAGCCTGGCCGATTATTCTGTTCATGGGAGCAATTCACATTGGCGCACTCTTTGCCTTTGTACCTGGCACCTTTAGCTGGGGTGCCGTGGGTGTTGCTCTGTTTCTCCACTGGGTGACTGGTGGGTTGGGAATTACTTTAGGATGGCATCGTTTAGTCACGCACCGGAGCTTCCAAACTCCTAAATGGTTGGAATACTTCTTCGTATTTTGTGGCAGCTTAGCCTGTGAAGGCGGTGTAATTGAGTGGGTTGGCCTGCACCGTCATCACCATGCACACTCAGACGAAGCGGTGGATCACCACAACTCAAATGAGGGGTTTTGGTGGAGCCACATGGGTTGGATGCTGCATAAAGTTCCTGCCAAGAGTGAAGTGGAGCGTTTCACCAAAGATATTTCTAGCGATCCAGTTTATAAGTTTTTAGACGACTACTTTCTGCTGGTGCAGTTTGCCTTGGGAGTTGTACTTTATCTCCTCGGTGGCTGGCCTTTTGTTGTCTGGGGTATTTTTGTTCGCTTGGTGTTGGTTTACCACTGTACTTGGTTTGTGAACAGTGCCACGCACAAATTTGGCTATCGGAGTCATGAATCTGGCGATCGCTCTACCAACTGCTGGTGGGTAGCTCTCCTAACTTATGGCGAAGGCTGGCACAACAATCACCACGCTTACCAGTACTCCGCTCGTCACGGTTTACAGTGGTGGGAAATTGACATGACTTGGATGACCATTCGGCTTCTACAATTACTAGGGCTGGCTTCTAAGGTGAAGTTACCTCCCAAAGAGGCTCAAGCCGCTTAG
- a CDS encoding methionine gamma-lyase family protein — translation MTSSVELLQKAEQALLQIFSGIDSQVKKNLKRVLTSFYHHRVGTHHFASVSGYGHDDLGRQTLDQVFAEVMGAEAAAVRVQFVSGTHAIACALYGVLRPGDEMLAVAGAPYDTLEEVIGLRGHGQGSLREFGVDYRQLELTPEGAIDWQALTEAVSDHTRLVLIQRSCGYSWRSSLAIADIEKIVHLVKQQNPNTVCFVDNCYGEFIETQEPTAVGADLMAGSLIKNPGGTIVTAGGYVAGRADLVEAATCRLTAPGVGSSGGATFDQNRLLFQGLFLAPQMVGEAVKGNHLTAHVFQQLGYPVNPLPEAPRRDVIQAIQLGSPEKLIAFCRAIQKHSPIGSYLDPIPSGMPGYESQLVMAGGTFIDGSTSEFSADGPLREPYVVFCQGGTHWTHVAIALEAAIEAVGPA, via the coding sequence GTGACCAGCAGTGTTGAACTGTTACAGAAAGCAGAGCAAGCACTACTCCAGATTTTTTCTGGAATTGACTCTCAGGTCAAGAAAAATCTGAAACGAGTCTTAACATCGTTCTACCATCATCGCGTAGGAACGCATCACTTTGCGAGTGTTTCTGGTTATGGGCATGATGATTTGGGGCGGCAGACGTTAGATCAGGTGTTTGCCGAAGTCATGGGAGCAGAAGCCGCAGCGGTGCGGGTACAGTTTGTTTCGGGTACCCACGCGATCGCCTGTGCCTTATACGGGGTGCTGCGTCCCGGCGACGAAATGCTAGCTGTGGCAGGTGCGCCTTACGACACTTTAGAAGAAGTAATTGGCCTACGCGGTCACGGTCAAGGCTCGTTGCGCGAGTTTGGTGTGGATTACCGCCAATTGGAATTAACCCCAGAGGGCGCGATCGATTGGCAAGCTTTGACTGAGGCGGTGAGCGATCACACTCGCTTAGTTCTAATTCAGCGCTCCTGTGGTTACTCTTGGCGATCTAGCTTGGCGATCGCTGACATCGAAAAAATCGTGCATTTGGTCAAGCAGCAAAATCCCAACACGGTTTGCTTTGTGGATAACTGCTACGGCGAGTTTATTGAAACCCAAGAACCCACTGCCGTTGGGGCGGATTTAATGGCTGGGTCTTTGATCAAAAATCCCGGTGGCACAATTGTCACAGCTGGAGGATATGTGGCAGGCCGAGCTGATTTGGTAGAAGCAGCTACTTGCCGCCTGACTGCGCCTGGAGTAGGCAGTTCAGGTGGAGCTACTTTTGATCAAAATCGTTTGCTATTTCAAGGCTTATTTCTGGCTCCGCAGATGGTTGGGGAAGCGGTGAAAGGCAACCACTTAACCGCGCATGTCTTCCAGCAACTCGGTTATCCAGTAAATCCTTTGCCAGAAGCGCCGCGACGGGACGTAATTCAAGCCATTCAACTCGGCTCACCCGAAAAACTAATTGCTTTTTGTCGCGCCATCCAAAAACATTCGCCTATTGGTTCCTATCTAGACCCCATCCCCTCAGGCATGCCAGGTTACGAAAGCCAATTGGTAATGGCAGGTGGCACGTTTATTGATGGCAGTACTTCGGAATTCTCAGCAGATGGGCCGCTGCGTGAGCCTTATGTCGTGTTTTGTCAGGGCGGGACTCATTGGACACATGTAGCGATCGCCCTCGAAGCTGCGATTGAGGCAGTAGGCCCAGCCTAG
- a CDS encoding CBS domain-containing protein, whose product MDLVLCHTTADFDTLGAAVGLTRLQPGTRIVLSGGSHPAVHDFLALHRDEYPLIERRSVSPEQIRSLAVVDAQRRDRIGKTAEWLDLPGIEITVYDHHLNTESDIPATSFQIEPVGATSTLIAEQLQAQEVKLTPAEATVMALGVHVDTGSLTYDHATARDAMALAWLMAQGASLKVIAEYIDPGLSPQLQALFAIALDELQTENIQGYQVAWVLLQPGAYIPGLSSLAARIAELTESDALLLAAHYPVRAGDGEDADLDDTRLSVIGRSQIEGTDLNELFKPLGGGGHPKAAALTLRGVDPESVLQQIRLGLQQQIPQPPTARELMSSPVRTIRPETTINEAQRILLRYGHSGLSVVDVEGQLVGIISRRDLDIALHHGFGHAPVKGYMTTNLKMITPETLLPDIESLMVTYDIGRLPVLENQQLVGIVTRTDVLRQLHQMQRPASTGVPSTGVHGGQISPTRAPLQEQLKARLVPQLWSVLAAAAQQAEARGWHLYLVGGAVRDLLLADPENALLLNDIDLVVDGYHQALQEGAGVELARALQQQYPQSRLDIHGQFQTAALLWHKDPELDSLWVDIATARTEFYPYPAANPEVEASSIRQDLYRRDFTINALAIRLTTPRSGELLDFFGGLLDLRSRQIRVLHANSFIEDPTRIYRAVRFAVRLGFEIDPQTEGYIRHAIDSGVYDRVQDENNRAPALQTRLKSELKYILAAPYWQSALQLLADLEALRCIHPTLTLTPKLWRQMRLMSRWLRRFDPQNTLVHWQTLLEVLIADLAPEYRGKIATNLQLPINSIECLQQLAAAQADLLSHLPNSQKPSQIVQLLSQYDRPTLILMAVQAPRSVRRLIWRYLVCWAQVKPLLDGNDLKALGYKPSRQFKQILADLTAATLDGVISDRAAATAFLAQHYPLN is encoded by the coding sequence ATGGATTTAGTTCTGTGTCATACAACCGCCGATTTTGATACGCTGGGCGCGGCAGTGGGGTTGACCCGATTGCAACCAGGGACGAGGATTGTGCTGAGTGGCGGTTCGCATCCCGCAGTACATGATTTTCTGGCTTTGCACCGGGACGAATATCCTTTGATCGAGCGGCGATCGGTCAGCCCGGAGCAAATTCGCTCTTTGGCAGTGGTAGATGCCCAACGTCGCGATCGCATTGGCAAAACTGCTGAGTGGCTAGACCTGCCGGGTATAGAGATTACGGTCTATGACCATCACCTGAATACAGAGAGCGACATTCCTGCGACTTCTTTCCAAATTGAGCCAGTGGGTGCCACTTCGACCTTGATCGCCGAACAACTGCAAGCCCAAGAAGTAAAGCTCACGCCTGCCGAGGCAACCGTAATGGCTTTGGGAGTGCATGTGGATACAGGTTCGTTAACCTATGACCATGCTACGGCTAGGGATGCGATGGCTTTGGCGTGGTTGATGGCGCAAGGAGCGAGCCTGAAAGTGATTGCCGAATATATTGATCCTGGTTTGTCACCGCAGTTGCAGGCGTTGTTTGCGATCGCGTTGGATGAGCTGCAAACCGAAAATATTCAAGGGTATCAAGTCGCCTGGGTACTATTGCAGCCCGGAGCCTATATCCCAGGTTTATCTAGTTTGGCAGCCCGGATCGCAGAATTAACTGAGAGCGATGCCTTGTTGCTAGCCGCTCATTATCCCGTTCGAGCTGGAGATGGAGAAGACGCTGACCTAGACGACACGCGCCTGAGCGTGATCGGGCGATCGCAGATTGAAGGCACTGACCTAAATGAGCTATTCAAGCCATTAGGAGGGGGTGGCCATCCGAAGGCCGCAGCACTGACACTACGAGGGGTAGACCCGGAGTCAGTGTTGCAGCAGATTCGGCTAGGGTTGCAACAGCAGATTCCTCAGCCACCAACGGCTCGCGAACTCATGTCTTCGCCAGTGCGGACGATTCGGCCTGAAACCACCATTAATGAAGCGCAGAGAATTTTGTTGCGCTATGGTCATTCTGGTTTGTCGGTGGTCGATGTCGAAGGCCAACTCGTCGGTATTATTTCTCGGCGGGATCTAGATATTGCGCTGCATCACGGCTTTGGTCATGCTCCAGTCAAAGGTTACATGACCACCAACCTAAAAATGATTACGCCAGAGACGCTGCTACCAGATATTGAGTCGCTGATGGTGACTTATGACATTGGCCGTCTGCCCGTGCTAGAAAATCAACAATTAGTGGGTATTGTCACTCGCACAGATGTGTTGCGCCAACTCCACCAAATGCAGCGGCCTGCTAGCACTGGTGTTCCTAGCACTGGTGTTCATGGAGGGCAAATATCTCCCACGCGAGCCCCATTGCAAGAACAGCTCAAAGCTCGTTTGGTGCCGCAGTTGTGGTCCGTTTTGGCTGCGGCAGCTCAGCAGGCTGAAGCGAGAGGTTGGCATCTTTATCTGGTAGGGGGGGCAGTCAGGGATCTATTGTTGGCCGACCCAGAAAACGCTTTATTGCTCAATGATATTGATCTGGTGGTGGATGGCTACCACCAAGCACTGCAAGAAGGGGCTGGAGTAGAACTGGCCCGGGCTCTGCAACAGCAATATCCGCAGTCTCGCCTCGACATTCATGGGCAATTCCAAACTGCGGCTTTGTTGTGGCACAAAGACCCAGAATTGGATTCTCTGTGGGTAGACATTGCTACTGCCCGCACTGAGTTTTATCCCTACCCAGCAGCCAACCCGGAGGTAGAAGCTAGCTCGATTCGGCAAGATCTCTATCGACGCGATTTCACGATTAATGCTCTCGCGATTCGGCTTACGACTCCCCGGTCGGGTGAATTGCTAGATTTCTTCGGAGGTTTGCTGGATTTGCGATCGCGCCAGATTCGGGTCTTGCACGCTAACAGCTTTATCGAAGATCCCACCCGAATTTATCGAGCGGTGCGCTTTGCAGTGCGTTTAGGGTTCGAGATTGATCCTCAAACCGAGGGTTACATTCGCCATGCGATCGACAGTGGCGTTTACGATCGCGTCCAAGATGAAAACAACCGCGCCCCAGCCCTCCAAACCCGATTAAAAAGCGAACTCAAATACATCCTGGCGGCTCCCTATTGGCAATCAGCTCTACAGCTCCTCGCGGATTTAGAAGCCTTACGCTGTATTCACCCTACGCTGACCTTGACTCCAAAGCTTTGGCGGCAGATGCGATTGATGAGTCGATGGTTACGGCGCTTCGATCCCCAAAATACGTTGGTTCACTGGCAAACGCTGCTAGAAGTGTTAATTGCTGATCTCGCACCAGAGTACCGAGGTAAAATTGCCACCAACTTGCAACTGCCCATCAATAGCATTGAGTGTTTACAACAGCTCGCTGCCGCTCAAGCCGACCTATTGAGTCATTTACCCAACTCCCAAAAGCCAAGCCAAATTGTGCAGTTACTCAGCCAATATGATCGGCCCACTCTCATCTTGATGGCAGTCCAAGCTCCTCGCTCAGTTCGGCGGCTGATTTGGCGCTACTTAGTTTGCTGGGCTCAGGTCAAACCGCTGCTCGACGGCAACGACCTCAAAGCCTTGGGCTACAAGCCAAGCCGCCAATTCAAGCAGATTTTGGCTGATTTAACGGCTGCTACCTTGGATGGTGTCATTAGCGATCGCGCCGCAGCCACCGCATTTTTGGCTCAGCATTATCCTCTGAATTAA